Proteins encoded by one window of Lathyrus oleraceus cultivar Zhongwan6 chromosome 1, CAAS_Psat_ZW6_1.0, whole genome shotgun sequence:
- the LOC127098070 gene encoding pollen-specific leucine-rich repeat extensin-like protein 2 gives MKRMREPSEKSKKAKKARLGESSGSRPPDPLAGSPTTTTLPVSEAEILNETTSPSSSPSPQSPPYYELSSDTEPYDPQSPTLAQLQARAQASQQPSHSEPEPEVISPSPEHSNPTTSELTPPPAQQPIHSEPQPTQPSSEPHPEPEQVTQSPSDIPPPISSAASIIPTLNLSAPNSPSPPSLASATEPETTLLTLEEAIQVFVESSVEKVKEAEAKAAAAADAAAAEAEEKAKADAEEAARITEEAAAKANADALTQGEHSNSGFVPLVLKNLEELQKEEQVVRARLDQPDSVNINIQNMSSQLLQRMPPPPNP, from the exons atgaagaggatgcgagaACCCTCTGAGAAGTCCAAGAAGGCGAAGAAAGCAAGGCTGGGAGAATCCTCTGGGTCAAGACCTCCAGACCCTCTGGCTGGCTCTCCGA CTACCACCACACTACCCGTTTCAGAAGCAGAAATACTGAATGAAACCActtcaccatcatcatcaccatctccGCAATCCCCACCATACTACGAACTCTCCTCCGACACCGAACCATATGACCCTCAATCACCCACTCTGGCTCAGCTACAAGCCCGTGCTCAGGCCTCTCAACAGCCATCACACTCTGAACCTGAACCAGAAGTCATTTCCCCATCTCCTGAACATTCAAATCCCACCACATCTGAACTAACACCACCACCTGCACAACAACCAATCCACTCTGAACCACAACCAACCCAACCATCATCTGAACCACACCCAGAACCTGAACAAGTAACACAGTCACCCTCTGACATTCCACCACCCATCTCTTCCGCTGCCTCCATCATTCCCACACTCAACCTCAGTGCCCCAAACTCACCCTCTCCACCCTCCCTGGCATCTGCCACTGAACCAGAAACTACCCTTCTTACCCTTGAAGAAGCAATCCAGGTTTTTGTAGAGTCTTCAGTtgagaaggtcaa agaagctgaagccaaggctgCCGCTGCCGCTGATGCTGCTGCGGCTGAGGCTGAGGAAAAAGCTAAAGCTGATGCTGAAGAAGCAGCTCGTATTACTGAAGAAGCAGCTGCCAAAGCCAACGCTGATGcactgactcagggggagcactCCAACTCTGGGTTCGTCCCTCTAGTCTTGAAGAATCTAGAGGAATTGCAGAAAGAAGAACAGGTAGTTCGGGCCAGGCTGGATCAACCGGACTCTGTCAACatcaacattcagaacatgtCATCCCAGCTGCTCCAACGGATGCCtccgcctccaaacccttag